One Streptomyces sp. NBC_00102 DNA segment encodes these proteins:
- a CDS encoding pyridoxamine 5'-phosphate oxidase family protein, producing the protein MTAAQRRGRRIMLTDEERDAFLTERRTCRVATVGADGQPHVGALWFVWDGTSIWLYSLTRSLRWTQLGKNPRVAVVVDDGEEYGELRGVELRGEVVPVGEAPRTGEPCPELAAVEALFPAKYFGIDAMPHDGRHAWLRLTPATVVSWDFRKLGNPG; encoded by the coding sequence ATGACCGCCGCTCAACGACGAGGCCGCCGGATCATGTTGACCGACGAGGAACGTGACGCCTTCCTGACCGAGCGGCGCACCTGCCGGGTGGCCACCGTCGGCGCGGACGGCCAACCGCACGTCGGGGCACTGTGGTTCGTGTGGGACGGCACCTCGATCTGGCTCTACTCGCTGACCCGAAGCCTGCGTTGGACCCAGCTGGGCAAGAATCCCCGGGTCGCGGTGGTCGTGGACGACGGTGAGGAGTACGGGGAGTTGCGCGGCGTCGAGCTGCGGGGCGAGGTCGTCCCGGTGGGCGAGGCGCCGCGCACCGGCGAGCCGTGTCCCGAACTCGCGGCGGTGGAGGCACTGTTCCCCGCGAAGTACTTCGGAATCGACGCCATGCCGCACGACGGGCGGCACGCCTGGCTGCGGCTCACCCCGGCCACCGTCGTCTCCTGGGACTTCCGCAAACTGGGGAATCCCGGCTGA
- a CDS encoding aminotransferase class I/II-fold pyridoxal phosphate-dependent enzyme produces MLGEYMITGGRAAEISASVERGVGSGELKPGQLLPPMRELAAQLGVNPNTVAAAYRTLRERGVIETDGRRGSRVRPRPATTARGSLRVEAPPGVRDLSKGNPDPELLPALGEAFAEAVRAYGENPGMYGESPVLPQFGALAREAFAADAVPEGQIVAASGSLDAIERVLAAHLKTGDAVGLEDPGWGSLLDLVPAIGLRGVPVAVDEEGPLPAAVEQALRAGIRALVVTARAQNPTGAAIGARRAAELRALLAAHPEVLLVEDDHGHAFVDVPLHPLAGTTRHWAVVRSASKAYGPDLRVAVLTGDGTTMDRVAGRQRLGPGWVSRLLQRAVVQLWSTGAVDTPAVARSYGVRRSALVAALAERGVVAHGRTGMNVWVPVSDETGAVARLLHAGWAVAPGARFRADAPQGVRITVSPLTPSDIGPLADAVAAAAGPARPISYG; encoded by the coding sequence GTGCTAGGAGAGTACATGATCACAGGTGGGCGTGCGGCGGAAATTTCCGCGAGCGTGGAGCGGGGGGTGGGCTCGGGTGAGCTCAAACCCGGGCAACTTCTGCCTCCGATGAGGGAGTTGGCGGCGCAGTTGGGGGTCAACCCCAATACGGTCGCCGCCGCCTACCGGACCCTGCGGGAGCGCGGGGTCATCGAGACGGACGGACGCCGGGGGAGCCGGGTGCGCCCACGTCCCGCCACGACCGCGCGCGGCTCACTGCGGGTCGAGGCGCCGCCGGGGGTGCGCGACCTCAGCAAGGGGAACCCGGACCCCGAGCTGCTCCCCGCACTTGGCGAGGCCTTCGCCGAGGCGGTGCGGGCGTACGGTGAAAACCCCGGCATGTACGGGGAATCGCCGGTGCTGCCCCAGTTCGGCGCTCTCGCGCGTGAGGCCTTCGCCGCCGACGCGGTCCCCGAGGGCCAGATCGTCGCCGCCTCCGGCTCGCTGGACGCGATCGAGCGGGTCCTCGCGGCCCACCTCAAGACCGGAGACGCGGTCGGCCTCGAAGACCCGGGCTGGGGAAGCCTGTTGGACCTGGTGCCCGCGATCGGACTGCGTGGGGTACCGGTCGCGGTCGACGAGGAAGGGCCCCTGCCCGCCGCGGTGGAACAGGCCCTGCGCGCGGGAATCCGGGCCCTCGTGGTCACCGCCCGCGCGCAGAACCCGACCGGCGCCGCGATCGGGGCGCGCCGGGCGGCGGAACTGCGTGCCCTGCTCGCCGCGCACCCCGAGGTCCTGCTCGTGGAGGACGACCACGGACACGCCTTCGTCGACGTGCCCCTCCACCCCCTGGCCGGCACCACCCGTCACTGGGCGGTCGTCCGGTCGGCGTCCAAGGCGTACGGCCCGGACCTGCGGGTCGCGGTGCTGACCGGTGACGGGACCACCATGGACCGGGTCGCGGGCCGGCAGAGGCTGGGCCCCGGATGGGTGAGCCGGCTGCTCCAGCGCGCCGTGGTCCAGCTCTGGAGCACGGGCGCCGTGGACACGCCCGCGGTCGCCCGGTCGTACGGGGTACGCCGCTCGGCACTCGTCGCCGCGCTCGCGGAACGCGGTGTCGTCGCCCACGGGCGCACCGGGATGAACGTCTGGGTTCCGGTCAGCGACGAGACCGGTGCGGTCGCCCGGCTGTTGCACGCCGGATGGGCGGTGGCGCCCGGGGCGAGGTTCCGGGCGGACGCACCCCAGGGGGTGCGCATCACCGTCTCACCGTTGACGCCGTCCGACATCGGCCCGCTCGCCGACGCGGTCGCCGCGGCCGCCGGCCCCGCCCGGCCGATCAGCTACGGCTGA
- a CDS encoding pyridoxamine 5'-phosphate oxidase family protein has protein sequence MSETVAPVDSHPAEAAPTQDDAPYVPTGRTVPTRSKDRASYDPAVVHPILDSSYLCHLGFVRDGAPVVLPTLYARVGRRLYVHGSTGSRPLRMANTEDPGLPVCLTVTQVDGLVLARSAFHHSINYRSVVAHGIAYTVTDPDERRTALDAIVDQVVAGRSQDSRPADAKELAATAVIRLDLDEVSAKLRTGGPNDEPEDLALPFWAGVVPVARTYGTPIPSDDLDPSIPLPDYLAAR, from the coding sequence ATGTCGGAGACCGTCGCGCCCGTCGACTCCCACCCCGCAGAGGCCGCCCCGACCCAGGACGACGCCCCCTACGTGCCGACCGGGCGCACCGTCCCCACCCGGTCCAAGGACCGCGCCTCCTACGACCCCGCGGTCGTGCACCCGATACTCGACAGCTCGTACCTCTGCCACCTCGGCTTCGTCCGCGACGGCGCCCCGGTGGTGCTGCCGACGCTGTACGCCCGGGTCGGCAGGCGGCTGTACGTCCACGGCTCGACCGGCTCCCGGCCGCTGCGGATGGCGAACACCGAGGACCCGGGGCTGCCGGTCTGCCTGACCGTGACCCAGGTCGACGGGCTGGTCCTGGCCCGCTCCGCCTTCCACCACTCGATCAACTACCGCTCGGTGGTGGCGCACGGCATCGCGTACACCGTGACGGACCCCGACGAGCGGCGCACGGCGCTCGACGCGATCGTGGACCAGGTCGTCGCGGGCCGGTCCCAGGACTCGCGGCCGGCCGACGCCAAGGAGCTCGCCGCCACCGCGGTGATCAGGCTGGACCTGGACGAGGTCTCCGCGAAGCTCCGCACCGGCGGCCCCAACGACGAGCCGGAAGACCTCGCGCTGCCGTTCTGGGCGGGCGTGGTGCCGGTGGCGCGGACGTACGGCACCCCGATCCCGTCCGACGACCTCGACCCGTCGATCCCCCTCCCGGACTACCTCGCGGCACGCTGA
- a CDS encoding Clp protease N-terminal domain-containing protein yields MTPLNISLADLIARLDEERPDADALARISEAHLRAQTLSDLGEQLIDHYVGKAKQGGASWTEIGEAIGVTKQAAQQRHTPNPFERYTEFNRHSIVLAQEAARTLRHESIGTEHLLLGLLGEPRGLAYGILTAKAGSEQAVRDAIDAVIEPVGRKAQRGHIAFRPEGKEAVEQASRVSADLGHDRVGTEHTLLGLIRVEDAPAARVLRDLGFTPDELLGAVTTAIAGRSAARDR; encoded by the coding sequence ATGACGCCGCTCAACATCAGCCTGGCCGACCTGATCGCCCGTCTCGACGAGGAGCGCCCCGACGCCGATGCCCTGGCCCGTATCAGTGAGGCGCACCTCCGTGCGCAGACCCTCTCCGACCTCGGGGAACAGCTCATCGACCACTACGTCGGCAAGGCCAAGCAGGGCGGCGCGTCCTGGACCGAGATCGGCGAAGCCATCGGGGTGACCAAACAGGCCGCCCAGCAGCGCCACACCCCCAACCCCTTCGAGCGGTACACCGAGTTCAACCGGCACAGCATCGTGCTCGCGCAGGAGGCCGCCCGGACGCTCCGGCACGAGTCCATCGGTACCGAGCACCTCCTGCTCGGGCTGCTCGGTGAGCCGCGGGGCCTGGCCTACGGGATCCTCACCGCGAAAGCCGGGTCGGAGCAGGCCGTCCGCGACGCGATCGACGCCGTGATCGAGCCGGTCGGGCGGAAGGCGCAGCGGGGCCACATCGCGTTCCGGCCGGAGGGCAAGGAGGCCGTCGAGCAGGCCTCCCGCGTCTCGGCGGACCTCGGCCACGACCGGGTCGGTACCGAACACACGCTGCTGGGCCTGATCCGTGTCGAGGACGCCCCGGCCGCGCGGGTCCTGCGCGACCTGGGCTTCACGCCGGACGAACTGCTCGGGGCGGTCACGACCGCGATCGCCGGCCGGTCCGCCGCGCGCGACCGGTAG
- a CDS encoding DMT family transporter has product MQASQGRSAGLGLALASAFAFGGSGVAAKPLIEAGLDPLHVVWLRVAGAALVMSPAAWRHRNLLREQPALLAGFGLFAVAGVQACYFAAISRIPVGVALLVEYLAPALVLGWVRFVRRRPVTRAAAFGVLLAAVGLACVVEVWSGMRFDPLGLVLALAAACCQVGYFVLSDHGSPDNVRNGGGARREPPHPVGVIAYGLLFGALLLTPAARPWGMDWSVLGSSARMNGHEAPAWLLLAWVVLLATVLAYLTGVVSVRLLSPQVAGVVACLEAVVATVLAWVLLGERLSGPQLIGGLVVLAGACVAQSSAPRSPSGPVASGPAGGPGVPAAAGEGLDSVRTGGAPA; this is encoded by the coding sequence ATGCAGGCGTCTCAGGGGAGAAGTGCCGGTCTGGGACTCGCCCTGGCCTCGGCGTTCGCGTTCGGTGGTTCGGGAGTGGCGGCCAAACCGCTCATCGAGGCGGGCCTCGATCCGCTGCACGTGGTGTGGCTCAGAGTGGCGGGCGCGGCGCTCGTCATGTCCCCGGCCGCGTGGCGGCACCGGAATCTGCTGAGGGAACAGCCCGCACTGCTGGCGGGATTCGGGCTGTTCGCCGTCGCCGGCGTCCAGGCCTGCTATTTCGCCGCGATCTCCCGCATCCCGGTGGGCGTCGCCCTTCTCGTGGAGTACCTCGCGCCCGCCCTCGTACTCGGCTGGGTCCGGTTCGTGCGGCGCCGGCCGGTCACCCGCGCCGCGGCGTTCGGCGTGCTGCTCGCGGCTGTCGGGCTCGCCTGCGTCGTGGAGGTGTGGTCGGGCATGCGCTTCGACCCTCTCGGCCTGGTGCTCGCGCTCGCGGCGGCCTGCTGCCAGGTCGGCTACTTCGTCCTGTCGGACCACGGATCGCCCGACAATGTCCGCAACGGCGGCGGGGCTCGCCGTGAGCCGCCCCACCCGGTGGGGGTCATCGCCTACGGGCTGCTGTTCGGCGCCCTGCTGCTCACGCCGGCCGCCCGCCCCTGGGGCATGGACTGGTCCGTACTCGGCTCCTCCGCGCGGATGAACGGCCACGAGGCGCCGGCATGGCTCCTGCTCGCCTGGGTCGTACTGCTGGCGACGGTGCTCGCCTACCTGACCGGTGTGGTGTCCGTACGGCTGCTCTCCCCGCAGGTGGCCGGAGTCGTCGCGTGTCTGGAGGCGGTGGTGGCGACCGTGCTCGCGTGGGTACTGCTCGGCGAGCGTCTGTCCGGACCGCAGTTGATCGGTGGACTCGTGGTGCTGGCCGGTGCTTGTGTCGCCCAGTCCTCGGCCCCCAGGTCCCCCTCGGGACCGGTCGCCTCGGGGCCGGCCGGTGGTCCGGGTGTGCCGGCTGCCGCCGGAGAGGGGCTCGACAGTGTACGCACGGGCGGGGCCCCCGCCTGA
- a CDS encoding PadR family transcriptional regulator, whose protein sequence is MRSHGFENERGRGGRGQGGPGRPGRGDFDGRRAAFGPFGPQFGDRAFGGGPFGGGPFGGGRGRGGGRGRARRGDVRASILALLKDRPMHGYEMIQEIGERSGGAWRPSPGSVYPTLQLLEDEGLIVSASEGGKKLFTLTEAGAAEAESGPDAPWEDAGRGVDWESVNEIRQAGFGLMEAFGQVWKTGSADQRKKALAVIGDAKKKLYLILADES, encoded by the coding sequence ATGCGTTCACATGGATTCGAGAACGAGCGCGGCCGGGGCGGCCGCGGACAGGGCGGGCCCGGGCGTCCGGGGCGCGGGGACTTCGACGGCCGGCGTGCCGCCTTCGGTCCCTTCGGGCCGCAGTTCGGCGACCGTGCCTTCGGAGGGGGCCCGTTCGGCGGGGGCCCCTTCGGCGGTGGCCGGGGACGCGGAGGAGGCCGGGGGCGGGCGCGGCGCGGTGACGTGCGTGCTTCGATCCTGGCGCTGCTCAAGGACCGCCCGATGCACGGTTACGAAATGATCCAGGAGATCGGCGAGCGCAGCGGCGGAGCCTGGCGGCCCAGCCCCGGTTCGGTCTACCCGACACTCCAACTGCTGGAGGACGAGGGCCTGATCGTCAGCGCGAGCGAGGGCGGCAAGAAGCTGTTCACGCTCACCGAGGCCGGCGCCGCGGAGGCCGAGTCCGGTCCCGACGCTCCGTGGGAGGACGCCGGCCGCGGTGTCGACTGGGAGAGCGTGAACGAGATCCGGCAGGCCGGCTTCGGTCTGATGGAGGCGTTCGGCCAGGTCTGGAAGACCGGCTCCGCCGACCAGCGCAAGAAGGCACTCGCCGTCATCGGCGACGCCAAGAAGAAGCTCTACCTCATCCTGGCCGACGAGAGCTGA
- a CDS encoding threonine/serine dehydratase produces the protein MQETRLDTARIRAARRVIDPMFLDTPLYRCEALEPHLGCAVSIKLETANPVRSFKARGTEVVASQLAESGSRAVVCASAGNLGQALAWSGRGRGLDVTVVASRFATVAKLDRIRALGAGLELVDGDHELARERAAVIARRDGIRLVEDSLDVETCEGAATIGLELVDAVPSFDAVLIALGGGALATGVGHVVKALAPGVEVICVQPLGAPALTHSWRQRRVVTTDSTDTIADGVAGRFPVPAVLDDLLLVADDAVLVRESSIIAGMRMLLDHAGLVVEPSAALGIAAVLEGRDRFAGRHVATIVCGSNVDMDAYHRWVGAGRPRDSR, from the coding sequence GTGCAGGAGACGCGCCTCGACACTGCTCGGATCCGAGCGGCTCGCCGGGTCATCGACCCGATGTTCCTCGACACTCCGCTGTACCGCTGCGAGGCTCTGGAGCCCCACCTCGGGTGCGCAGTGAGCATCAAGCTCGAAACGGCGAACCCGGTCCGCAGCTTCAAGGCCCGCGGCACCGAGGTGGTTGCGAGCCAACTCGCCGAAAGCGGCTCGCGCGCCGTGGTGTGCGCGAGCGCGGGCAACCTGGGCCAGGCCCTCGCCTGGTCCGGTCGCGGCCGGGGACTCGACGTCACCGTCGTGGCATCCCGTTTCGCGACCGTGGCCAAGCTTGATCGCATCCGCGCACTGGGCGCCGGGTTGGAGCTGGTGGACGGCGACCACGAGTTGGCTCGTGAGCGGGCCGCGGTCATCGCGCGGCGCGACGGCATTCGGCTGGTCGAGGACAGCCTGGACGTCGAGACCTGCGAGGGTGCGGCGACCATCGGCTTGGAGCTGGTGGATGCCGTGCCGTCGTTCGACGCCGTGTTGATCGCTCTCGGCGGCGGGGCGCTGGCCACCGGTGTGGGACATGTGGTGAAGGCCCTGGCACCCGGGGTCGAGGTAATCTGTGTTCAGCCGCTGGGCGCCCCGGCGCTGACACACTCCTGGCGCCAACGGCGCGTCGTCACCACCGACTCGACCGACACCATCGCCGACGGCGTCGCCGGCCGGTTTCCCGTCCCGGCCGTCCTGGACGACCTCCTCCTGGTCGCCGACGACGCCGTCCTGGTCCGGGAGTCGTCGATCATCGCCGGTATGCGGATGCTCCTCGACCATGCCGGCCTCGTCGTCGAGCCGTCGGCCGCGCTCGGCATCGCGGCGGTACTCGAAGGCCGTGACCGTTTCGCAGGCCGGCACGTAGCCACCATCGTGTGCGGCAGCAACGTCGACATGGACGCATATCACCGCTGGGTCGGTGCCGGCCGGCCGCGGGACAGCCGGTAG
- a CDS encoding phosphotransferase: MTGEDEALVGGMTNAGAVFRRGELVERPAPRNARALHAFLLELKEHGFDAAPAPVGLTADGREQLTFIPGDVALPPFPDWAMTSSALESVGSLLRRLHGTSAAVAVDTRAEWPTDLADPEGGTMVCHNDVCPENVVFRDGRAAALIDFDLAAPGRALWDIAMTARYWVPMLDPESAAALHPDGLDAAARLRILADGYGLSAADRAELPGVIEQATEVCRAFVARRVAGGDPVHLRALAERGGWERWDRAQTWLVAHRQTFTAALLN, translated from the coding sequence GTGACGGGTGAAGACGAGGCGCTGGTCGGCGGCATGACGAACGCGGGGGCGGTATTCCGCCGAGGGGAGTTGGTGGAGCGACCGGCACCGCGCAACGCGCGCGCCCTCCATGCCTTTCTCCTTGAGCTGAAGGAGCACGGTTTCGACGCGGCGCCGGCCCCTGTCGGTCTCACCGCGGATGGCCGGGAGCAGCTGACTTTCATTCCTGGCGACGTGGCTCTGCCGCCGTTCCCCGACTGGGCGATGACAAGTTCCGCCCTCGAATCGGTGGGTAGCCTGCTGCGGCGTCTGCATGGGACCAGCGCGGCCGTCGCGGTCGACACCCGTGCCGAGTGGCCAACTGACCTCGCCGACCCGGAGGGGGGAACGATGGTGTGCCACAACGATGTGTGCCCGGAGAACGTCGTCTTCCGCGACGGTCGTGCCGCGGCCCTGATCGATTTCGACTTGGCGGCCCCGGGCCGTGCCCTCTGGGACATCGCCATGACCGCCCGCTATTGGGTGCCCATGCTCGATCCCGAGTCTGCGGCTGCGCTCCATCCCGACGGGCTGGATGCGGCCGCACGGCTGCGGATTCTTGCCGACGGCTACGGCCTCTCGGCAGCGGACCGCGCCGAGTTGCCCGGCGTCATCGAGCAGGCCACGGAGGTCTGCCGGGCCTTCGTCGCCCGCCGCGTGGCAGGCGGAGACCCCGTCCATCTCCGGGCGTTGGCAGAGCGCGGTGGATGGGAACGCTGGGACCGCGCGCAGACCTGGCTGGTGGCCCACCGTCAGACGTTCACAGCTGCCCTGCTGAACTGA
- a CDS encoding GNAT family N-acetyltransferase, with translation MSVETEVVHEATDEVVEAFARLLPQLSTKAKPLDREAVGRLTAASTNTLLVARVEGLIVGTLTLVMSPLPSGLRAHIEDVVVDAAARGHGVGKVLIDKALGLAADAGARTVDLTSRPSREAANRLYERAGFRRRESTVHRVTLE, from the coding sequence ATGAGTGTGGAGACCGAGGTCGTTCACGAGGCGACCGATGAAGTGGTGGAAGCGTTCGCCCGTCTCCTTCCGCAGCTGTCGACCAAGGCCAAGCCCCTGGACCGTGAAGCAGTGGGGAGATTGACGGCCGCCAGCACCAACACGTTGCTGGTGGCCCGCGTCGAGGGCCTGATCGTCGGGACATTGACGCTGGTGATGTCACCCTTGCCGTCCGGCCTGCGGGCTCACATCGAGGATGTGGTGGTCGATGCCGCCGCCCGTGGCCACGGGGTCGGCAAGGTCCTGATCGACAAGGCACTCGGACTGGCCGCGGACGCGGGGGCCCGAACCGTCGACCTCACGTCGCGCCCTTCGAGAGAGGCCGCGAACCGCCTGTACGAACGGGCCGGTTTCCGGCGGAGAGAGTCCACGGTCCATCGGGTCACCCTGGAGTGA
- a CDS encoding TetR/AcrR family transcriptional regulator, with amino-acid sequence MTEPLPHAPRSDARENRERILDAARALFSAEGLDVPMREIARRAGVGPATLYRHFPAKRTLVADAFADQLHACRAIVDEGCADLDPWRGLCLVIERICELHARDRGFTEAFLSAFPGVTDVDAGRAYTVRAVAALAQRAKEAGRLRSDFVLDDLILVLMANKGIHTASTATRVMASRRFAGLVIQAFEACPQHAPLPPAARLASAGPQGPTR; translated from the coding sequence GTGACCGAGCCTTTGCCTCATGCCCCGCGTTCCGACGCTCGCGAGAATCGCGAACGGATCCTCGACGCGGCCCGAGCGCTGTTCTCCGCCGAGGGCCTGGACGTCCCGATGCGGGAGATCGCGCGGCGCGCCGGGGTGGGGCCTGCCACTTTGTACCGTCACTTCCCGGCCAAGCGGACGCTGGTCGCCGACGCCTTCGCGGACCAGCTGCACGCATGCCGCGCCATCGTCGACGAGGGGTGCGCGGATCTTGATCCGTGGCGTGGCCTGTGCCTGGTCATCGAGAGGATCTGTGAACTGCACGCCCGTGACCGGGGGTTCACCGAAGCCTTCCTGTCGGCCTTCCCGGGAGTGACGGATGTGGACGCGGGACGTGCGTACACGGTGCGTGCCGTCGCCGCGCTGGCCCAGCGGGCCAAGGAGGCCGGGCGCCTGCGATCCGACTTCGTCCTGGACGACCTGATCCTCGTACTCATGGCCAACAAGGGGATCCACACCGCATCGACCGCCACCCGGGTCATGGCCTCCCGACGCTTCGCGGGGTTGGTGATCCAGGCGTTCGAAGCCTGCCCCCAGCACGCGCCCCTGCCACCGGCGGCGCGACTGGCGTCCGCGGGACCGCAGGGGCCGACGCGGTAA
- a CDS encoding zinc-binding dehydrogenase: MKAITIRAFGGPEGLAVVDLPVPVPAAGQVRIATEAVGVGGVDTLIRSGALAAYGFREGHIPGGEVAGTVTAVGDGVDTSWIGRRVWGFTGTGGGYVEQAVAPVAEIVPLPSGLSAVDSVTLGSSGAVAHFGLGHARFARGETVLVRGAAGSIGIMTVQLAARGGAAAVAVTTSSAERGERLRRLGATHVLDRAGDGGEEAPAGYDVIVDVVAGADMPSFFDRLNPNGRMVAVGAVAGQPPADFGTKIMAAFQKSMSFAAFSAATVARADLRAVRGEQFAAAGRGEIETVVHEVLPLDEAVLAHRKMDAGEVFGRIVLTP, from the coding sequence GTGAAGGCGATCACGATCCGGGCGTTCGGAGGTCCTGAGGGGCTGGCCGTCGTCGACCTGCCGGTCCCCGTACCCGCTGCCGGACAGGTACGGATAGCCACCGAGGCGGTGGGCGTCGGCGGTGTCGACACCCTGATCCGGAGCGGCGCTCTGGCCGCTTACGGCTTCCGGGAGGGCCACATCCCGGGCGGCGAGGTGGCGGGCACCGTGACCGCGGTCGGTGACGGCGTCGACACGTCGTGGATCGGCCGGAGGGTGTGGGGCTTCACCGGCACCGGCGGAGGCTACGTCGAACAGGCCGTCGCACCGGTCGCGGAGATCGTTCCCCTGCCCAGCGGACTGTCCGCCGTCGACTCGGTGACGCTCGGCAGTTCCGGTGCGGTCGCCCACTTCGGGCTCGGGCACGCCCGATTCGCCCGTGGGGAGACGGTCTTGGTGCGCGGCGCGGCCGGCAGCATCGGGATCATGACGGTGCAGCTCGCCGCTCGCGGTGGCGCGGCCGCGGTAGCGGTGACGACCTCGTCGGCCGAGCGCGGCGAGCGGCTGCGCCGTCTCGGCGCGACCCACGTGCTGGACCGTGCCGGCGACGGAGGGGAGGAGGCTCCTGCGGGCTACGACGTCATCGTCGACGTCGTGGCGGGCGCGGACATGCCGTCGTTCTTCGACCGGCTCAACCCGAACGGCCGCATGGTGGCCGTGGGCGCAGTGGCGGGTCAGCCGCCCGCGGACTTCGGTACGAAGATCATGGCGGCGTTCCAGAAGTCGATGTCCTTCGCCGCCTTCAGCGCGGCCACCGTCGCCCGGGCCGACCTGCGCGCGGTACGCGGCGAACAGTTCGCCGCGGCCGGTCGCGGCGAGATCGAGACGGTGGTGCACGAAGTGCTGCCACTGGACGAAGCCGTGCTGGCGCACCGGAAGATGGACGCGGGTGAGGTCTTCGGCCGCATCGTGCTGACGCCGTAG
- a CDS encoding PhzF family phenazine biosynthesis protein, giving the protein MRIRIVDAFTDRPFAGNPAGVVLLDSEAFPEAGSLQRIASEVNLSETAFAHPLAPGGDADWALRWFTPTTEVDMCGHATLATAHVLNTTGAATGAVRFATRSGVLTTVARPDSAYTMDFPTSSLTPEPVPEGLAGALGAEPLLVLDTAEHIGDLLVELDDEATVRGLTPDLPALVRCSRRGVIVTAAAADPTLGYDFVSRGFFPRVGIDEDPVTGSAHTALAPFWSARLGRDALTGLQGSARTGLVRTELRGDRTLLTGNAVTVIDGELLATL; this is encoded by the coding sequence ATGAGAATCCGTATCGTCGACGCGTTCACCGACCGCCCCTTCGCGGGAAACCCCGCCGGTGTCGTCCTGCTGGACTCCGAGGCCTTCCCCGAAGCGGGTTCGCTCCAGCGGATCGCCTCCGAGGTCAACCTCTCGGAGACGGCCTTCGCCCACCCGCTGGCTCCGGGCGGGGACGCCGACTGGGCGCTGCGCTGGTTCACCCCGACGACGGAGGTGGACATGTGCGGGCATGCCACGCTCGCCACCGCGCACGTGCTGAACACCACCGGGGCGGCCACCGGCGCCGTACGGTTCGCCACCCGGTCCGGGGTGCTCACCACCGTCGCCCGCCCCGACTCCGCCTACACGATGGACTTCCCCACCTCGTCCCTCACTCCCGAGCCGGTACCGGAGGGGCTGGCCGGGGCCCTGGGCGCCGAACCTCTCCTGGTCCTCGACACCGCCGAGCACATCGGTGATCTGCTGGTCGAGCTCGACGACGAGGCGACCGTACGCGGGCTGACGCCCGACCTCCCGGCGCTCGTACGGTGTTCGCGGCGCGGTGTGATCGTCACCGCCGCGGCGGCGGACCCGACCCTCGGCTACGACTTCGTCTCCCGGGGCTTCTTCCCCCGGGTCGGCATCGACGAGGACCCGGTGACCGGCAGCGCGCACACCGCGCTCGCCCCGTTCTGGTCGGCCCGGCTCGGCCGTGACGCACTGACCGGCCTTCAGGGCTCCGCCCGTACCGGGCTGGTCCGCACGGAACTGCGCGGGGACCGGACGCTGCTCACCGGCAACGCGGTGACCGTCATCGACGGAGAACTGCTCGCCACGCTCTGA
- a CDS encoding CPBP family intramembrane glutamic endopeptidase codes for MADSCPQESLSRRTLGSETVLVLALSLGASGVSALISFVGSLTKPGGLKDQAATLNGSYAPGRPWLDLAWQTFGIATALVPVALVAHLLTREGASLRTIGFDRTRPGPDVRRGVAVAACIGSAGLAFYLVARATGFNLTVVPESLPEVWWKFPVLILSALQNAVLEEVIVVGYLLRRLDQLGWTPRAALVGSSVLRGSYHLYQGIGGFLGNMVMGVVFVLLYRRWGRVGPLVAAHALLDIGVFVGYALLAGKVDWLPTP; via the coding sequence GTGGCTGATTCTTGTCCCCAAGAGTCGCTTTCCAGAAGGACTTTGGGCTCCGAGACAGTGTTGGTCCTCGCACTGTCGTTGGGCGCGAGTGGGGTCTCCGCGCTCATCAGTTTTGTCGGATCGCTGACGAAACCGGGGGGTTTGAAGGATCAGGCGGCGACGCTCAACGGCTCGTACGCGCCAGGACGCCCTTGGCTTGATCTGGCATGGCAAACGTTCGGGATCGCAACGGCACTGGTCCCCGTCGCGCTGGTGGCGCATCTGCTGACGCGGGAGGGCGCGAGCCTGCGGACCATCGGGTTCGACCGCACCCGGCCCGGCCCGGACGTGCGACGCGGCGTCGCGGTGGCCGCCTGCATCGGCAGCGCCGGCCTGGCTTTCTACCTGGTCGCGAGAGCCACCGGCTTCAACCTCACGGTGGTGCCGGAGTCGCTGCCCGAGGTGTGGTGGAAGTTCCCCGTACTGATCCTCTCCGCACTGCAGAATGCCGTGCTGGAGGAGGTCATCGTCGTCGGCTACCTGCTGCGCAGGCTGGACCAGCTGGGATGGACGCCGCGTGCCGCACTGGTGGGCAGCTCGGTGCTGCGCGGCTCCTACCACCTCTACCAGGGGATCGGCGGCTTCCTCGGCAACATGGTGATGGGCGTCGTCTTCGTGCTGCTCTACCGGCGCTGGGGCAGGGTCGGCCCGCTGGTCGCCGCGCACGCGCTCCTCGACATCGGGGTCTTCGTCGGATACGCGCTCCTCGCCGGGAAGGTGGACTGGCTGCCCACGCCGTGA